A region of Streptomyces deccanensis DNA encodes the following proteins:
- a CDS encoding M56 family metallopeptidase — MMVPAALLLLGALTAVVAPRLLARADWPDREPVVALWVWQCVVAAVLLCCALSMALSAAAAWTVVRGRVFAPAPQGVVDAYALDSGGSWAVGTAVALAGGGLWTGTMLVREVLGARRERRRRHAELRLRAPLLPGEEPDGDRLVVVEGERPDAWWLPGPTPRLVITTAALRRLKGREVDAVVAHEQGHARARHHWLLHCSAALADGFPRVPVFAAFRDEMHRLVELAADDTASRRHGRLTIALALVGLNEDRGVFGPCPTPEDHVPQRVDRLLAPPERLTPAHRLRLTAYAALVPAVPVLVAFVPALRALGRS, encoded by the coding sequence ATGATGGTCCCCGCGGCGTTGTTGCTGCTCGGCGCCCTGACCGCCGTCGTCGCCCCGCGACTGCTGGCCCGCGCCGACTGGCCGGACCGTGAACCGGTGGTCGCCCTGTGGGTGTGGCAGTGCGTGGTGGCGGCGGTGCTGCTGTGTTGTGCGCTGTCGATGGCGCTGAGCGCGGCGGCGGCCTGGACGGTGGTGCGCGGGCGGGTGTTCGCGCCCGCGCCGCAGGGGGTCGTGGACGCGTACGCGCTGGACAGCGGCGGCTCCTGGGCCGTGGGCACCGCCGTCGCCCTCGCGGGCGGCGGGCTGTGGACCGGGACGATGCTGGTCCGCGAGGTCCTCGGGGCCCGGCGGGAGCGCCGTCGCCGCCATGCCGAACTCCGGCTGCGCGCCCCGCTGTTGCCCGGCGAGGAGCCGGACGGCGACCGGCTTGTCGTGGTCGAGGGCGAGCGGCCGGACGCCTGGTGGCTGCCCGGCCCGACGCCCCGACTGGTCATCACCACGGCCGCGTTGCGTCGGCTGAAGGGCCGGGAGGTGGACGCGGTGGTCGCCCATGAGCAGGGGCACGCGCGGGCACGGCACCACTGGCTGCTGCACTGTTCGGCCGCGCTCGCGGACGGATTCCCCCGGGTTCCGGTGTTCGCGGCGTTCCGCGACGAGATGCACCGGCTGGTCGAACTCGCCGCCGACGACACGGCCTCCCGTCGCCACGGCCGTCTCACCATCGCCCTCGCCCTGGTCGGCCTCAACGAGGACCGGGGGGTGTTCGGCCCCTGTCCGACCCCCGAGGACCATGTGCCGCAGCGCGTCGACCGGCTGCTCGCGCCCCCGGAACGCCTCACGCCGGCGCACCGGCTGCGGCTGACCGCGTACGCCGCCCTGGTGCCGGCCGTACCGGTGCTGGTGGCTTTCGTTCCCGCGTTGCGGGCACTCGGTAGGTCGTGA
- a CDS encoding DUF5134 domain-containing protein, translating into MHGPVSAGWLLVALCAVTGAYCLLRMRSAVEEQRRAAGGEALMGFGMAAMAVPAAAVAPPRWAWLLYTLVFGAAAVRALWAARAGAHHLHHLVGALAMVYMAAVMALAPGGGHGGTGLPPVTGALLVYFAGYVVWAGLRLVPVPAAARTGVRAGGATGWGDRPELARACRLSMGIGMFAMLLTV; encoded by the coding sequence GTGCACGGACCGGTGTCGGCCGGCTGGCTGCTGGTCGCGCTGTGCGCGGTGACCGGGGCGTACTGCCTGCTGCGGATGCGCAGCGCCGTGGAGGAGCAGCGGCGCGCCGCCGGCGGTGAGGCGCTGATGGGGTTCGGCATGGCGGCGATGGCCGTGCCCGCCGCGGCCGTGGCTCCGCCGCGCTGGGCCTGGCTCCTCTACACCCTCGTGTTCGGCGCGGCCGCGGTGCGCGCGCTGTGGGCGGCCCGCGCGGGCGCACACCATCTGCACCATCTGGTGGGTGCGCTGGCGATGGTCTACATGGCCGCCGTCATGGCCCTCGCGCCGGGTGGCGGCCACGGCGGTACGGGGCTGCCTCCGGTGACGGGGGCGCTGCTGGTGTACTTCGCCGGGTACGTGGTGTGGGCGGGGCTCCGGCTCGTGCCCGTACCGGCCGCCGCGCGGACGGGGGTGCGGGCCGGGGGCGCGACGGGCTGGGGAGACCGGCCGGAGCTGGCGCGGGCCTGTCGACTGTCCATGGGCATCGGGATGTTCGCCATGCTGCTGACGGTCTGA
- a CDS encoding LVIVD repeat-containing protein → MTLLNNLRTRRRRLGVAATAAGLLAALLTAGPAAATPDPGDSPAVREKVSKSDAAEAREAIAAGEIPGQDEIVHSANIQHLANIPKDALPGTNSDLAFQGRYAFAGNYDGFRVFDISNPKAPKTVAQVLCPGSQNDISVSGNLLFLSTDSSRSDNSCNSTTQPATEKSSWEGVKIFDISDKANPKYVAAVETACGSHTHTLVPERRNVYVYVSSYSPNASFPDCQPPHDGITIIKVPRKSPEKAAVVGFPVLFPGEGPDGGGNPGSPTNPGVSKTTGCHDITVLPSKDLAAGACMGDGILFSIKDPENPKVIDQVQDNVNFAFWHSATFNQKANKVVFTDELGGGGAATCNEAIGPNRGADGIYDIVGKGDKRQLVFKSYYKIPRHQADTENCVAHNGSLIPVKGKDIMVQAWYQGGVSVWDFTDSTKPKEIAYFERGPISTTTLVGGGTWSAYYYNGHIYSNDMVKGFDVLKINDRRTDPAKWVHQSELNVQTQPDYFDFDW, encoded by the coding sequence GTGACCCTGTTGAACAACCTTCGGACGCGGCGCAGACGTCTGGGGGTCGCCGCGACTGCGGCCGGCCTCCTGGCCGCGTTGCTCACCGCCGGACCGGCGGCCGCGACCCCCGACCCGGGGGACTCGCCCGCCGTGCGGGAGAAGGTCTCCAAGAGTGACGCCGCCGAGGCGCGCGAAGCGATAGCCGCCGGCGAGATCCCCGGCCAGGACGAGATCGTCCATTCCGCCAACATCCAGCATCTGGCCAACATCCCCAAGGACGCGCTGCCGGGCACCAACTCGGACCTCGCCTTCCAGGGCAGGTACGCCTTCGCCGGCAACTACGACGGTTTCCGTGTCTTCGACATCAGCAACCCGAAGGCGCCGAAGACGGTCGCCCAGGTCCTCTGCCCGGGCTCGCAGAACGACATCTCCGTCTCCGGGAACCTGCTCTTCCTGTCCACCGACTCCTCGCGCAGCGACAACTCCTGCAACAGCACGACGCAGCCCGCGACCGAGAAGTCGTCGTGGGAGGGCGTGAAGATCTTCGACATCAGCGACAAGGCGAACCCGAAGTACGTCGCCGCCGTGGAGACGGCCTGCGGTTCGCACACCCACACGCTGGTGCCCGAGCGCAGGAACGTCTACGTCTACGTCTCCTCGTACTCGCCGAACGCCTCGTTCCCCGACTGCCAGCCGCCGCACGACGGCATCACGATCATCAAGGTGCCCCGCAAGTCCCCGGAGAAGGCGGCCGTGGTGGGCTTCCCGGTCCTGTTCCCCGGTGAGGGCCCGGACGGTGGCGGCAACCCGGGTTCACCCACGAACCCCGGCGTCTCCAAGACCACCGGCTGCCACGACATCACGGTGCTGCCGTCGAAGGACCTCGCGGCCGGCGCGTGCATGGGCGACGGCATCCTGTTCTCCATCAAGGACCCGGAGAACCCGAAGGTCATCGACCAGGTCCAGGACAACGTGAACTTCGCGTTCTGGCACTCGGCCACCTTCAACCAGAAAGCGAACAAGGTCGTCTTCACCGACGAGTTGGGCGGCGGTGGCGCGGCCACCTGCAACGAGGCGATCGGCCCGAACCGCGGCGCCGACGGCATCTACGACATCGTCGGCAAGGGGGACAAGCGCCAGCTCGTCTTCAAGAGCTACTACAAGATCCCGCGTCACCAGGCCGACACCGAGAACTGCGTCGCCCACAACGGCTCGCTGATCCCGGTCAAGGGCAAGGACATCATGGTCCAGGCGTGGTACCAGGGCGGTGTCTCCGTCTGGGACTTCACCGACTCCACCAAGCCCAAGGAGATCGCGTACTTCGAGCGCGGCCCGATCTCCACCACCACCCTGGTGGGCGGCGGTACCTGGTCGGCGTACTACTACAACGGCCACATCTACTCGAACGACATGGTGAAGGGCTTCGACGTCCTGAAGATCAACGACCGCCGGACGGACCCGGCCAAGTGGGTCCACCAGAGTGAGCTCAACGTGCAGACGCAGCCGGACTACTTCGACTTCGACTGGTAG
- a CDS encoding DUF305 domain-containing protein — protein MLVRRTSRAPLVTASLTAALLALVGCESGSEAAPDGGSDRSSGPAVIAPGKPGETAQTLSPEEVEKQRAEDDSPNSADYDYARMMILHHTQALEMTELAPDHAKSTQVKRIAERISAAQKPEIEAMEGWLKAHDGDERDTSHDHEEMPGMATGAQLKELGTLDGEKFDQLFLKLMITHHEGAITMATDVKAQGNNILIEEMADDVIAQQTTEISRMRDLTR, from the coding sequence GTGCTCGTTCGCCGCACATCCCGCGCGCCGCTGGTCACGGCCTCGCTGACGGCCGCTCTACTGGCGCTCGTGGGCTGCGAGTCGGGGTCCGAGGCGGCTCCCGACGGCGGTTCGGACAGGTCGAGCGGGCCGGCGGTGATCGCGCCCGGAAAACCCGGTGAGACCGCTCAAACACTTTCGCCGGAAGAAGTCGAGAAGCAGCGAGCGGAGGACGACTCTCCGAATTCCGCGGACTACGACTACGCGCGCATGATGATCCTGCACCACACCCAGGCCCTGGAGATGACCGAACTCGCCCCCGACCACGCGAAGTCGACCCAGGTGAAGCGGATCGCCGAGCGCATCTCGGCCGCCCAGAAGCCCGAGATCGAGGCCATGGAGGGCTGGCTGAAGGCCCACGACGGTGACGAGCGCGACACGTCGCACGACCACGAGGAGATGCCCGGCATGGCGACCGGGGCACAACTGAAGGAACTCGGCACGCTCGACGGGGAGAAGTTCGACCAGCTGTTCCTGAAGCTGATGATCACCCATCACGAGGGGGCGATCACCATGGCCACGGACGTCAAGGCACAGGGCAACAACATCCTGATCGAGGAGATGGCCGACGACGTGATCGCTCAGCAGACCACGGAGATCAGCAGGATGCGCGACCTGACGCGGTAA
- a CDS encoding DUF6214 family protein: MSVRPAWEVQEHDGATAWYNARLSFPDGAGVEVLAVVCEGRLSLEDVRAQPPLSLDDLAELADWIEGPLFAACGTAPDLVEEEPPQTSHGPGRRARPAWPRGVEGRRMVAEEYLAAQRCGYDPVLAVMCATGHSRRKALRLIAGARDEGLLGPRHARR; encoded by the coding sequence GTGTCCGTGCGGCCCGCGTGGGAAGTGCAGGAGCACGACGGCGCCACCGCCTGGTACAACGCCCGGCTCTCCTTCCCCGACGGTGCCGGGGTCGAGGTCCTCGCCGTGGTCTGCGAGGGCCGGCTGTCGCTGGAGGACGTACGCGCGCAGCCGCCGCTGTCCCTGGACGACCTGGCGGAGCTCGCCGACTGGATCGAGGGGCCGCTGTTCGCGGCGTGCGGCACCGCGCCGGACCTCGTCGAGGAGGAGCCGCCGCAGACCTCGCACGGGCCGGGGCGGCGGGCCCGGCCCGCGTGGCCGCGCGGTGTGGAGGGGCGGCGCATGGTGGCCGAGGAGTACCTCGCGGCGCAGCGGTGCGGCTACGACCCGGTCCTCGCGGTGATGTGCGCGACCGGTCACAGCCGCCGCAAGGCGCTCCGGCTGATCGCAGGCGCGCGCGACGAGGGCCTCCTCGGCCCCCGTCACGCCCGCCGCTGA
- a CDS encoding phosphatase PAP2 family protein — MHTPTVDSPPHRPSTHRTARAAAAFAAPSFLLLVLVAISWAPLMSLDESIANTTHGWAVDEPGVTHAFRILTDWVWDPVTMRLLAAAAAIWLVWRHREWWLAVWLAVTCAAGTALQQALKAAVGRERPAWPDPVDSAHYAAYPSGHAMTATVVLGLMVWLLHLYGASRTVVRTAVAVTAVSVVGVGLTRIWLGVHWASDVLGGWLLGGLTIALAVLAYEKWGAPRRT, encoded by the coding sequence ATGCACACCCCCACCGTCGACTCGCCGCCCCACCGGCCGTCGACCCACCGCACCGCCCGCGCCGCCGCGGCCTTCGCGGCGCCGTCCTTCCTGCTGCTCGTCCTGGTCGCGATCTCGTGGGCGCCACTCATGTCGCTGGACGAGAGCATCGCGAACACCACCCACGGATGGGCCGTCGACGAACCGGGCGTCACCCACGCGTTCCGCATCCTGACGGACTGGGTCTGGGACCCGGTGACGATGCGTCTGCTGGCGGCGGCCGCCGCGATCTGGCTGGTGTGGCGCCACCGGGAATGGTGGCTCGCCGTCTGGCTGGCGGTCACCTGCGCGGCGGGCACGGCGTTGCAGCAGGCGTTGAAGGCCGCCGTCGGCCGGGAAAGGCCCGCGTGGCCCGACCCCGTCGACTCCGCCCACTACGCCGCGTATCCGTCGGGCCACGCCATGACGGCCACGGTCGTCCTCGGGCTGATGGTGTGGCTGCTGCACCTGTACGGGGCCAGTCGTACCGTCGTGCGCACGGCCGTGGCGGTGACCGCCGTCTCGGTCGTGGGCGTCGGGCTGACCCGGATCTGGCTGGGCGTGCACTGGGCGTCGGACGTGCTGGGCGGCTGGCTGCTGGGCGGTCTGACGATCGCGCTGGCGGTGCTCGCGTACGAGAAGTGGGGCGCGCCGAGGCGTACTTGA
- a CDS encoding HAD family hydrolase, which produces MTVKGVLFDFSGTLFRVESTESWLRAVLTASSLTLPEAELVRAAEALERAGALPGGAVPAETPTGDLAALWALRDRSAEEHRAAFTGLSRRVTLPDPTLHDALYDRHMTPAAWSPYPDAVDVLVGLRARGVAVGVVSNIGWDLRPVFRAHGLDPYVDVYVLSYEHGVQKPDPRLFAIACAALGVDARDTLMVGDDRRADAGAATLGCGVHFVDHLPVAERPDGLRRVLELLD; this is translated from the coding sequence ATGACGGTCAAGGGAGTGCTGTTCGACTTCTCCGGGACGCTCTTCCGCGTGGAGTCCACCGAGTCCTGGCTCCGCGCGGTCCTCACCGCCTCCTCGCTCACCCTGCCCGAGGCGGAGTTGGTCCGGGCGGCCGAGGCACTGGAGCGGGCGGGCGCCCTGCCGGGCGGCGCCGTCCCGGCGGAGACGCCGACCGGGGACCTGGCCGCTCTGTGGGCGCTGCGGGACCGGAGCGCCGAGGAGCACCGGGCCGCCTTCACCGGGCTGTCCCGTCGTGTCACGCTCCCCGACCCGACGCTCCACGACGCGCTGTACGACCGCCATATGACACCGGCGGCCTGGAGTCCGTACCCGGACGCGGTCGACGTCCTCGTCGGCCTGCGGGCACGCGGGGTGGCCGTCGGTGTGGTGAGCAACATCGGCTGGGACCTGCGGCCCGTGTTCCGCGCGCACGGCCTCGACCCGTACGTCGACGTGTACGTGCTGTCGTACGAGCACGGCGTGCAGAAGCCGGACCCGCGGCTGTTCGCGATCGCCTGCGCGGCGCTCGGTGTCGACGCGCGGGACACCCTGATGGTCGGCGACGACCGGCGGGCCGACGCCGGTGCGGCGACGCTGGGGTGCGGGGTGCACTTCGTGGACCATCTGCCCGTCGCGGAGCGGCCGGACGGGCTGCGGCGGGTGCTGGAACTGCTGGACTGA